Proteins encoded together in one Rossellomorea sp. y25 window:
- a CDS encoding spore germination protein GerPE: protein MLKRYSIVNHLEGITLAFSSLYQLGDSQNIYAVSKAFAVQREREFFLTSEGSFDSSVFTGPIDLPRINPDIRVNRLNLCPIKVNNMYIRATSFSSIIHVGNTSNVYMEARVKNIRQLEKEKDTEPLTFETIESPN, encoded by the coding sequence ATGCTTAAGCGTTACTCGATTGTTAATCATTTGGAAGGAATCACACTAGCCTTTAGCTCGCTTTATCAATTAGGGGATTCTCAAAACATTTATGCCGTGTCGAAGGCATTTGCGGTGCAGCGTGAAAGAGAGTTTTTCTTAACCAGTGAAGGAAGTTTTGATTCATCCGTATTTACCGGGCCAATCGACCTCCCTCGCATTAACCCGGATATCAGGGTAAACAGGCTAAATCTTTGTCCCATCAAAGTAAATAACATGTATATACGGGCAACGTCGTTCTCATCCATCATCCACGTCGGAAATACATCCAACGTATATATGGAAGCCAGGGTAAAAAATATCCGTCAGCTGGAAAAAGAAAAAGATACCGAACCACTCACGTTTGAGACGATTGAAAGTCCAAACTAG
- the gerPC gene encoding spore germination protein GerPC, with protein MNNYYMTPQQLYQYIEMLNTKIVALEKKVNELSQEVITLKDAPKINVERIEYKFDQLKVESLDGTLNIGLNPNNLKETIEDLAVEQNVDVKSIKDIKPYKERITAEIKAYIDSELPSLIQDNEMQFQRSLDPSYYEMIQQDLLNQMPQRIDFYLQNIPYIESKQQEGEWERKIISKIKKDIETALFSFMSQIPNNMEGMKNNEPPSNQS; from the coding sequence ATGAACAATTACTATATGACCCCACAACAACTTTATCAGTATATCGAGATGTTGAACACGAAAATTGTCGCGTTGGAAAAAAAAGTGAATGAGCTGTCACAAGAGGTAATAACTCTAAAGGATGCACCGAAAATCAATGTTGAAAGAATCGAATACAAATTTGATCAGCTCAAAGTGGAATCTCTTGATGGCACCTTGAATATTGGATTAAATCCAAATAACCTAAAAGAAACCATAGAGGATCTCGCCGTCGAGCAAAATGTGGATGTCAAATCAATCAAGGACATCAAGCCCTATAAAGAAAGAATTACTGCTGAAATTAAAGCGTATATCGATTCAGAATTACCAAGTCTTATTCAGGATAATGAAATGCAATTTCAGCGGTCTCTGGATCCATCTTATTACGAGATGATTCAGCAGGATTTATTGAACCAGATGCCACAAAGAATCGATTTCTATTTACAGAACATCCCCTATATTGAATCAAAACAACAAGAAGGAGAATGGGAACGGAAAATCATCAGCAAAATCAAAAAGGATATCGAAACGGCCCTCTTCTCCTTCATGTCACAAATCCCAAATAATATGGAAGGAATGAAGAACAATGAACCTCCAAGTAATCAATCGTGA
- the addA gene encoding helicase-exonuclease AddAB subunit AddA, translating into MSNGTIPAKPDHVTWTDDQWKAIWAKGQDILVAAAAGSGKTAVLVERIIQKILSEEDRMDVDELLVVTFTNASAAEMRHRIGQALEKAIDHDPHSHHLRKQLSLLNRASISTLHSFCLEVIRKYYYLIDIDPGFRIADETEGDLLRDEVLDELFEEEYGKEHNHDFFTLVDTFTNDRSDGALQDMIRKLYDFSRSHPNPDEWLRGLEEMYDIQEGVEIDQLSFIQPLLTDIRLQLHGAKNLFQRAMDLTRVPGGPGPRAENFLSDIEIVESLEESLHISWNTIYETIQTLPFTKLKACRGDDYNKDIVDEAKKLRDQGKKTLEKLQEDFFSRRPESFIEDMKKMKEVIHTLAEVVVEFGKRFRQVKEEKGLVDFADLEHFCLDILRDPASDALLPSEAAKQYKKKFKEVLVDEYQDTNMVQESILLLITEEREEVGNRFMVGDVKQSIYRFRLAEPNLFLGKYTRFLPVSGEAGLKIDLSQNFRSRKEVLEGTNFLFKQIMGSSVGEMEYNREAELVKGAPYPEEKEYPIEVAIIDQESEEASSAGNEVELSIFDEGDIEKSVLEARYMANKVKSMIEGRTPIYDAKTKTERPIQYKDIVILLRSMPWAAEIMEEFKRQGIPIYANLSTGYFEATEIAIMLSLLKVIDNPYQDIPLASVLRSPIVGLDEQGLASIRIHSRAGTYYEALKKFASEKPSNSREEETFEKVKVFLYHLQNWRTKARQGSVTELIWQLYRDTRFYDYVGGMAGGKQRQANLRALYDRARQYESTSFRGLFRFLRFIDRMRERGDDLGVARALSEQEDVVRLMTIHSSKGLEFPVVFVAGTSKQFNLMDLNASYLLDKDLGLATKYTDPGKRISYPSLPQLAFKRKKRMEAISEEMRVLYVALTRAKEKLFLVGTVKSLEKSLKKWRGALGQTEWLLSDFDRAGASSYLDWIGPSLMRHPHCGDLGGEAVLEGSGINEEILKHPSCWNITTIHKSEMDAEADESLDEDDNWKEQVKNGGEVEIESKHKEEVLHRLSWKYPHLSATNLRSKQSVSELKRMVEIRDEASSIDILRRHQKPVYNRPKFMQSKELSPAERGTAMHTVMQHISIADGVPTEQDVAELLLNLVHKEILTEEQKRAISLENIVGFFQSDLGQRMARATNIQREIPFSMSVPLSEISETGEGAPEETILVQGVIDCVFRDEFGIVLLDYKTDGIHDRYKDGFAEAKPVLEERYRVQIELYTRALESIWKETVSEKYLYFFDGGHVLEL; encoded by the coding sequence ATGAGTAATGGTACGATTCCAGCGAAGCCTGATCATGTTACATGGACAGACGATCAGTGGAAAGCAATTTGGGCGAAAGGCCAGGACATTCTCGTAGCAGCTGCTGCAGGATCAGGGAAAACCGCGGTTCTTGTAGAGAGGATCATTCAGAAAATCCTTTCTGAAGAAGACAGAATGGATGTGGATGAACTATTGGTTGTAACCTTTACCAATGCATCGGCCGCTGAGATGAGACATCGGATCGGGCAGGCATTGGAAAAAGCGATTGATCACGATCCCCATTCCCATCATTTAAGAAAGCAGCTGAGCTTACTGAACCGGGCTTCCATTTCGACTCTTCACTCTTTTTGCCTTGAAGTGATTCGTAAATATTATTATCTTATCGATATAGACCCGGGTTTTCGGATTGCCGATGAAACAGAAGGCGATCTGCTCCGGGATGAAGTGCTTGATGAGCTGTTTGAGGAGGAATACGGCAAAGAACATAATCATGATTTCTTTACACTGGTAGATACATTTACCAATGATAGAAGTGACGGGGCCCTACAGGATATGATCCGTAAGCTGTATGACTTTTCACGCTCACATCCGAACCCGGACGAATGGCTGAGAGGGCTGGAAGAGATGTATGACATCCAAGAAGGTGTAGAAATCGATCAGCTTTCCTTCATTCAGCCGCTTCTGACAGATATTCGCTTACAGCTTCATGGGGCGAAAAACTTGTTTCAGCGTGCAATGGATCTGACACGGGTTCCTGGAGGGCCGGGCCCGAGAGCGGAAAACTTTCTAAGCGATATAGAGATTGTCGAGAGCCTCGAGGAAAGCTTGCACATTTCTTGGAATACTATATATGAAACCATTCAAACCTTACCCTTCACCAAGCTAAAAGCTTGCCGGGGGGACGATTATAACAAGGATATCGTTGATGAAGCGAAAAAACTTCGCGATCAAGGAAAGAAGACGTTGGAGAAGCTCCAGGAGGATTTCTTTTCGAGAAGGCCGGAGTCATTCATCGAAGACATGAAAAAGATGAAGGAAGTGATTCACACATTGGCAGAAGTGGTCGTGGAATTCGGCAAACGTTTCCGGCAAGTGAAAGAAGAGAAGGGACTTGTTGACTTTGCCGATTTAGAGCATTTTTGTCTCGATATTTTACGTGACCCTGCATCAGATGCTTTACTTCCTTCAGAGGCTGCAAAGCAATATAAAAAGAAATTCAAAGAAGTACTCGTCGATGAATATCAGGATACGAATATGGTACAGGAATCAATTCTTCTTCTAATCACTGAAGAACGGGAAGAAGTAGGGAACCGTTTCATGGTAGGAGATGTAAAGCAGTCCATTTATCGCTTCCGATTGGCTGAACCGAATTTGTTTTTAGGAAAGTATACCCGCTTTCTTCCAGTAAGCGGGGAAGCGGGATTAAAGATCGATCTATCTCAAAACTTCAGAAGCAGGAAGGAAGTATTAGAGGGAACAAATTTTTTATTTAAGCAAATAATGGGATCCTCGGTTGGTGAGATGGAATACAACCGGGAAGCAGAGCTTGTGAAAGGTGCTCCTTATCCTGAAGAGAAAGAGTATCCGATCGAAGTAGCGATCATTGATCAGGAATCAGAGGAAGCTTCATCGGCTGGTAATGAAGTGGAACTCTCCATTTTTGACGAGGGTGATATTGAGAAATCCGTACTTGAAGCCCGCTATATGGCAAATAAAGTGAAGAGCATGATTGAAGGGCGTACACCGATCTATGATGCCAAAACGAAAACCGAGCGTCCGATTCAGTACAAGGATATTGTGATTTTGCTTCGTTCCATGCCTTGGGCGGCAGAAATCATGGAAGAATTCAAACGGCAGGGAATTCCGATTTATGCAAATCTGTCTACTGGCTATTTTGAAGCAACCGAGATCGCGATTATGCTTTCACTCCTGAAAGTGATTGACAATCCTTATCAGGATATCCCCCTGGCATCGGTTCTTCGTTCCCCGATTGTTGGACTGGATGAGCAGGGGCTTGCAAGCATTCGAATCCATTCTAGAGCGGGAACGTATTACGAAGCCTTGAAGAAATTTGCAAGTGAAAAACCAAGTAACTCTCGTGAAGAAGAAACATTTGAAAAGGTCAAAGTGTTTCTGTATCATCTGCAAAACTGGCGGACAAAGGCTAGACAAGGTTCGGTTACGGAGCTGATCTGGCAATTGTACCGGGACACCCGATTCTATGATTATGTCGGAGGAATGGCCGGCGGGAAACAGCGTCAGGCAAATCTTCGGGCACTATACGACCGTGCCCGCCAATACGAATCAACGTCCTTCAGAGGGTTATTCCGCTTCCTGCGATTCATTGATCGGATGAGGGAAAGAGGAGATGACCTCGGGGTTGCGAGAGCTCTCAGTGAACAGGAAGATGTGGTCCGCTTAATGACCATTCACTCCAGTAAAGGGCTTGAGTTCCCGGTTGTCTTTGTCGCTGGCACGTCGAAGCAATTCAATCTTATGGACTTGAACGCTTCCTATTTATTAGATAAAGATCTAGGTTTGGCTACAAAGTATACAGACCCGGGGAAGCGAATCAGTTATCCATCCCTTCCCCAGCTGGCATTTAAGCGGAAGAAGCGCATGGAGGCCATCTCAGAGGAAATGCGGGTGCTCTATGTTGCGTTAACCCGTGCAAAAGAGAAACTATTCTTAGTGGGAACCGTGAAAAGCTTAGAGAAATCACTTAAGAAATGGAGGGGGGCTTTAGGACAGACAGAATGGTTGTTATCTGACTTTGACCGGGCCGGGGCCAGCTCTTATCTTGATTGGATAGGTCCGTCCCTCATGCGGCACCCCCATTGTGGAGACCTTGGAGGAGAGGCGGTTTTAGAAGGAAGTGGGATCAATGAAGAAATTCTAAAGCATCCTTCTTGTTGGAATATCACGACGATTCATAAGTCTGAGATGGATGCAGAAGCCGATGAGTCATTGGATGAAGATGACAATTGGAAAGAGCAGGTGAAGAATGGCGGGGAAGTGGAAATTGAGTCCAAACATAAAGAAGAGGTATTGCACCGTTTGTCGTGGAAGTATCCACATCTGAGCGCTACTAACCTTCGCTCGAAGCAGTCGGTTTCTGAGCTGAAGCGAATGGTGGAAATAAGGGATGAAGCATCGAGTATCGATATTCTTCGGCGCCATCAAAAGCCTGTGTACAACCGGCCAAAATTTATGCAGTCTAAAGAGCTGTCTCCTGCTGAAAGAGGAACAGCCATGCACACCGTCATGCAGCATATCTCTATAGCAGATGGTGTACCCACAGAACAAGATGTTGCAGAGTTATTGTTAAATCTGGTACACAAAGAAATTCTGACGGAAGAACAGAAAAGGGCAATCTCATTAGAAAACATCGTTGGATTTTTCCAAAGCGACCTCGGTCAGCGTATGGCCCGTGCAACGAATATACAACGGGAAATTCCTTTCAGCATGAGCGTCCCTCTAAGTGAGATTTCGGAAACAGGGGAAGGTGCCCCGGAAGAAACGATTCTTGTTCAAGGGGTCATCGATTGTGTATTCCGGGATGAGTTTGGAATCGTACTGCTGGATTACAAAACCGACGGCATTCATGACCGATATAAAGATGGGTTTGCCGAGGCGAAGCCCGTTCTTGAAGAACGATACAGGGTGCAAATTGAATTATATACCCGTGCATTAGAATCCATTTGGAAAGAAACAGTTTCTGAAAAGTATCTTTACTTCTTCGATGGAGGGCATGTGTTGGAGCTATAA
- a CDS encoding spore germination protein encodes MPALVGPVAILNVGGGNVQFGDTAIISPKSASKTFGGAGGFNTGPFQLSYNVFSVSTTFDCNVVDQPITGNN; translated from the coding sequence ATGCCCGCTTTAGTAGGTCCTGTCGCTATTCTTAACGTTGGTGGAGGAAATGTCCAGTTTGGGGATACGGCGATTATTTCACCTAAGTCTGCTTCTAAGACATTCGGAGGTGCCGGCGGCTTCAATACTGGTCCATTTCAGTTAAGCTATAATGTATTCAGTGTAAGTACCACATTTGATTGTAATGTCGTCGATCAACCCATTACCGGAAATAATTAG
- a CDS encoding DUF418 domain-containing protein, which produces MDSLSPTEHSERIVSLDVIRGFSLLGIFIINMISFHSPFLYLDPYSWWKTPEDVALYPWIDVLVQASFYPLFAMMFGYGLGIQQQRATAKGTSFYLFGIRRLLILLVIGCIHAFLIWSGDILINYAVFGLLLLVFMRLSGKGLLWLGGLLFLVPQLFFSILLVLMTFADPTGVTQFTDIQSLQDSVAAYASGSFGSIMEQRFQDWYAVNSPGNLIFLLLSILPMMMIGAGASKLQLLEKVRAYKKTWIIIGICTLAMGIFIKTMPLFIQSNFAYAYIQDFLGGPFLSVSYAIILSLLLLNEKIMKWSKPLASVGKMSLTNYLMQSILGTLIFYSYGFGLYGEVTLTTGTMLAVGIYVIQVILSEIWLSKFKYGPVEKLWRVFSYGRSTVVKKGEL; this is translated from the coding sequence ATGGACTCTTTATCGCCAACTGAACATTCAGAACGTATTGTAAGTCTTGATGTGATCAGAGGATTTTCATTGCTTGGGATCTTTATCATCAATATGATTTCCTTTCATTCACCATTTCTTTATCTTGACCCCTATTCCTGGTGGAAAACACCTGAAGATGTCGCCTTGTATCCATGGATAGATGTATTGGTCCAAGCAAGCTTCTATCCTCTATTCGCCATGATGTTTGGTTATGGTTTAGGGATTCAGCAGCAAAGGGCAACTGCCAAAGGAACGTCTTTCTATCTATTTGGAATCAGAAGGCTTCTTATCTTATTAGTGATCGGCTGTATCCATGCTTTCCTGATTTGGTCTGGGGATATCTTAATCAACTATGCCGTATTCGGGCTGCTGCTGCTCGTTTTTATGAGGCTGTCTGGAAAGGGATTATTATGGTTAGGAGGATTATTATTTCTGGTGCCTCAATTATTTTTCAGTATTCTGCTCGTTTTAATGACATTTGCAGATCCGACTGGCGTAACGCAGTTCACTGATATCCAGTCATTGCAGGATTCTGTTGCCGCTTATGCATCAGGAAGCTTCGGCAGTATAATGGAACAGCGTTTTCAGGACTGGTATGCTGTGAATTCACCTGGTAATCTCATATTTTTATTACTTTCTATATTGCCAATGATGATGATTGGTGCAGGGGCTAGTAAACTGCAACTACTGGAAAAGGTAAGAGCTTATAAGAAGACATGGATTATAATAGGAATCTGTACTTTGGCGATGGGGATTTTCATTAAAACAATGCCATTATTCATCCAGTCCAATTTTGCATATGCATACATTCAAGACTTTTTGGGAGGTCCGTTCTTATCAGTATCTTATGCAATAATCCTCTCATTATTATTGTTGAATGAAAAAATCATGAAGTGGAGCAAGCCTTTAGCCTCAGTAGGGAAAATGTCCTTGACGAACTACCTTATGCAATCGATCCTCGGCACCCTGATATTCTATTCGTATGGATTTGGACTATACGGAGAAGTGACGTTAACGACGGGGACTATGCTGGCAGTTGGGATTTATGTCATTCAAGTCATCCTATCAGAGATTTGGTTATCCAAGTTTAAATACGGTCCTGTTGAGAAGCTGTGGCGTGTATTTAGCTATGGAAGAAGCACTGTGGTGAAAAAAGGAGAGTTATAG
- a CDS encoding fumarylacetoacetate hydrolase family protein, translating into MKFVSFQVGDRQTYGVERNAGIIELAGLHGLPQDLLGGIEEGKGFLQKVKRVLQEDSAEPRYYSHAEIKWLSPLPKVQRNIMCVGKNYRDHAIEMGSEQDIPKDIMIFTKATNTVIGHGETVLHHGEVTEQLDYEGELAVVIGKRGKGISPVDALGYVFGYTILNDITARDLQKKHGQFFIGKSLDTTCPIGPYLVTKDEIADPQNLEIKTRVNDEIRQSSNTSEMIFNIPTIISTLSKGMTLEPGDIIATGTPAGVGKGFKPPLFLKKGDRVEIEIESLGILTNQLQA; encoded by the coding sequence ATGAAATTTGTTAGCTTTCAGGTTGGGGATAGACAGACGTATGGTGTGGAACGAAATGCCGGAATTATAGAGTTAGCAGGTTTGCACGGCTTGCCTCAGGATTTACTTGGCGGGATAGAAGAGGGGAAGGGTTTTCTTCAAAAGGTAAAAAGAGTTCTTCAGGAAGATTCGGCAGAACCCCGCTATTATTCGCATGCTGAGATAAAGTGGCTTTCACCGCTTCCGAAAGTGCAGAGGAATATTATGTGTGTAGGGAAAAATTATCGTGATCATGCCATCGAAATGGGCAGCGAACAGGATATCCCGAAAGACATCATGATCTTCACTAAAGCCACCAATACCGTAATCGGTCATGGTGAAACGGTGCTGCATCATGGTGAAGTGACGGAGCAGCTTGATTATGAAGGAGAGCTTGCTGTTGTGATTGGCAAGAGAGGGAAAGGGATTTCCCCGGTAGACGCCTTGGGTTACGTATTTGGATATACGATACTCAATGATATAACCGCCAGGGATCTGCAGAAAAAGCATGGCCAATTTTTTATCGGTAAGAGCCTTGATACAACATGTCCGATCGGTCCTTATCTTGTCACGAAGGATGAAATCGCCGACCCGCAGAATCTGGAAATCAAGACGAGGGTAAATGATGAAATCCGTCAGTCTTCAAACACAAGTGAAATGATATTCAACATCCCCACCATCATTTCTACATTATCAAAGGGGATGACCCTTGAGCCTGGTGATATCATTGCTACCGGGACCCCTGCTGGAGTTGGAAAAGGCTTCAAGCCTCCGCTTTTCCTGAAGAAAGGTGACAGAGTGGAAATCGAAATTGAATCTCTCGGAATTTTGACAAATCAGTTACAGGCCTAG
- a CDS encoding HNH endonuclease: MSKKSIGTCELCSRQNVETTIHHLTPKEVGGTFLPTAQLCIPCHKQVHSLYTNDELGIRLNTIEDLRRDEKIHKFIKWIRKQPSSKLVKTKKSNERRKKG; encoded by the coding sequence ATGAGTAAAAAGTCGATTGGTACATGTGAATTATGTTCGCGGCAGAATGTGGAAACCACGATTCATCACCTGACACCCAAAGAGGTTGGGGGAACTTTCCTTCCCACGGCACAGCTTTGTATACCGTGTCATAAGCAAGTTCATTCCCTCTATACAAATGATGAATTGGGCATAAGGTTGAACACCATCGAAGACTTGCGACGGGATGAAAAGATTCATAAGTTCATTAAGTGGATACGAAAGCAGCCCTCCTCAAAATTGGTGAAAACAAAGAAAAGCAATGAGCGGCGGAAAAAGGGATAA
- a CDS encoding spore germination protein GerPB: MTNYYVQQSIQIQFIKIGGMSNSSIFQIGTCGQITTNDFLYNTGGFTEPAPEAEKNGNGKPPPSITPLVPLQTPR; encoded by the coding sequence ATGACGAATTATTATGTTCAACAATCCATACAGATTCAATTCATTAAAATCGGGGGGATGTCCAATTCTTCCATCTTTCAAATCGGAACATGCGGTCAAATCACAACAAATGACTTCCTTTATAATACAGGGGGCTTCACGGAGCCTGCTCCGGAAGCGGAGAAAAACGGCAATGGAAAACCGCCTCCCTCTATAACCCCCCTCGTCCCCCTGCAAACGCCAAGGTAA
- a CDS encoding spore germination protein, whose product MPAIVGIAQVVSIGSSAVFHIGDVFNISPISTAKTFAGAGSFITGKGISVYNESSLTYTVDDDGMDQGINFNL is encoded by the coding sequence ATGCCCGCAATCGTAGGAATTGCTCAAGTCGTAAGCATCGGTTCAAGTGCCGTCTTCCATATTGGAGATGTATTTAACATTAGTCCGATTTCCACAGCCAAGACTTTCGCAGGGGCAGGTTCGTTCATAACAGGAAAGGGGATTTCTGTTTACAATGAAAGCTCCTTGACCTATACCGTGGACGATGATGGAATGGACCAAGGAATAAACTTTAACCTATGA
- a CDS encoding YisL family protein has product MFDNTHAHITTWVIAIILFFVAVGLHNAGKKKGMKVVHMILRLFYLLIILTGALLFWKHQGINPALYGIKGLVGIWVIGMFEMVLVRMNKGKSTKMFWIQLIIALIIVLYLGLRLPLGLNFLG; this is encoded by the coding sequence ATGTTTGATAATACACATGCCCATATTACAACTTGGGTGATTGCGATTATTCTTTTCTTTGTAGCGGTTGGCTTACATAATGCAGGGAAGAAAAAAGGCATGAAAGTTGTACATATGATTTTACGGTTATTCTACCTGCTCATTATTTTAACGGGTGCCCTATTATTCTGGAAGCATCAGGGAATTAATCCTGCCCTATATGGCATTAAAGGATTGGTTGGTATTTGGGTCATCGGGATGTTCGAGATGGTCTTGGTTCGCATGAATAAAGGCAAGAGTACGAAGATGTTCTGGATTCAATTGATCATCGCTTTAATCATTGTTCTTTATTTGGGATTACGATTGCCTTTGGGCTTGAATTTCCTTGGATAA
- a CDS encoding DUF2777 family protein, which yields MSNIFRSNILKSQKRSFSEGTALFEEDTWYFFEIDAEEESELEFYLNHELKVYRDGDWLTGVLLEDGIIVTPYERLRIENGDRIQIKKNILYSLENLLEEISDDAFHQFTTALNNLGYSIYDSIFCHNHLVFLGNQKIKEGVNFITFDNGVEVCAVQHHFTYYKKKRDRFEFTLSTGRRIVIESFNI from the coding sequence TTGAGCAACATATTTCGATCAAACATTTTAAAATCCCAAAAAAGGTCCTTCTCCGAGGGCACTGCTCTTTTCGAAGAGGATACGTGGTACTTTTTCGAAATCGATGCCGAGGAAGAGTCCGAGCTCGAATTTTACCTCAATCATGAATTAAAAGTATATAGAGATGGGGACTGGCTTACAGGTGTTCTGTTGGAAGACGGAATTATCGTGACACCGTATGAGCGATTAAGAATCGAGAATGGCGATCGAATTCAAATAAAGAAGAATATATTGTATTCGTTGGAGAATTTATTGGAAGAGATTTCTGATGATGCTTTTCATCAGTTTACAACAGCCTTAAACAATCTGGGTTATTCTATTTATGATAGTATCTTTTGCCATAACCACCTGGTTTTCCTTGGAAATCAAAAGATTAAAGAAGGGGTTAACTTCATCACCTTCGATAACGGTGTAGAAGTATGTGCTGTCCAGCATCACTTCACCTATTACAAAAAGAAGCGGGACCGCTTTGAATTCACATTAAGTACGGGGAGACGAATTGTGATTGAGAGTTTTAATATTTAA